GACGCCCTCTACGCGGCGGCCCCAGACGAGGCGGCGGCGGTCGTCTCCCGCACCGACGACGGCGAGTACCGCGCGCTCCGCCTCGCGGTCGCAATCCGCGGTGGGTCGGACACCGGCGCGGTCACCAGCGAGATGCGAGCGGTCGCCGACGGTATCGAAACCGATGGCGATCTGACCGCGACCGCCACCGGCCAGCCGATTATCAACGAAATCGTCCAGCAGGGTCTGCTCACCACGCTGGTCCAGACGTTCCTCATCACGCTCGGGGTCATCGTGGCGTTCCTGACGGGGATCTTCTACCGGCGCTACGGCACCCTCTCGCTGGGCGCGGTCACGATGGTTCCGGTTGTCTTCGCACTGAGTTGGATTCTGGGCGCGATGTACCTGCTGGAGATTCCGTTCAACACCGAGACGGCCATCATCGCCAGCATCGCCATCGGTATCGGCGTTGACTACGCTATCCACATCAGCGAGCGGTTCGTCGAGGAAGTGTCCGCCAGCGCCGACGCCGCGGCGGCGTTAGAGACCACGCTGGCGGGGACCGGCGGCGCGCTACTGGCCAGCGCGGTCACGACCGCGGGCGGGTTCGGCGTCCTGCTGTTCGCGCTGGTGCCATCGCTCCAGCGGTTCGGACTGGTGACGGGAACGACAATCGTGTTCGCGTTCGTGTCGAGCGTGGTCGTTCTGCCGAGTCTGCTCGTCCTCTGGTGGCGCTATCTCGGCACCGACGCCGCAGTCGGCGGAACGACGGTCGGCGCGACCGGCGATTAACTCGGACGGCGCGGCTGCGGTCCTATTCGCTCACGAGCGAGGTCCGCCCGGTCACCGTCTCGGCCTCCAACTTGTAGAAGCCGAGTTCGGTCGGGTCGCGGTCGTCGGTCCACGGACTGGCCGGAAACCACGCGTTTCCCGCGAACGCCGCGTACGCGTCTTCGACCTCCGCTTCCGGAACGCGCTCGATGGGTCCCCGAACCATGACGCTGGTCCAGTCGGGCGGTCTGACCTCGGGAACGAGTAGCGTGGCGCTCTCGGTGGCGTCGAGATAGGCCATCTTCTCGCCGCGCTCGTCGGTCTGGAGATGGAAGTAGGCGGTCCCCTCGCCGTCGTACCCGAACGACATCGGGAGCGAGTAGGCGTTCCCACCCTCCGCGAGCGTCAGACATCCCCACCCTTTTCGTTCGAGAAAGGCGCTCGCGGCGTCGGAGTTCATTTTCACGTCCGAGCGTTCTCCGCCCGACACGCCTTCGTCGTTCGTCTCAACTACGTCGTCGGTGAACATCGTCCTATCTTTTCCTTGTTCTACCGGATCTATATAACTGGTCCTCCATTCCAAGGAACTGAAAACACAGCGTCCGTACAGTCCTGAGCGACGACTCTTGGCCGCTCCTCGTCGCGGAGAGGGGAACCGTCGCTCAGAGCCGGTCTCGGAGGCGGTCTTCCAACGGGTTGAGGCGTAGTTCCAAACAAGTCGTCAGAAGTTGGGACGGAAACAGCTACGTCGAGCGCGTTCGGGACCGACTCTGAACGGGGACGCGTCGAGAGGGACCGAGACTCCGACTTACGGCCCGGACCGACCTACGCCCCGACGACCGTAATCGCCTGCTCGCGGTCGATTGCTCGCTCCAGTTCCTCCGCAATCGCACTGCCCCGCGAGACCTGAATATCGCCGCCCCGTCCAACCGTCGCCGTGAACAGGTACTCGCTGTCGGCCTGCACCTCGACGGTCTCGCCCGCGTGGCCGTCGGTCGGCAGGACGATGTGCCGGGAGGTGATTTCCGGCGTCACGACTTGGCCGGGCGTGGCTCCTGCTCCGCCTGCGCCGCCCGCACCGCCTGCGCTCGCTCCGGACGCCGATTGGGGTTTCTCGTCGTGGGTCCGCACGTCGATGTCGATGCCGAGGCGGTTCTCGATTTCGTCGATTCGGCCGCCGCCCTTCCCGATGACGTAGGAGATGTCGTCCTCGGTGACGTAGACGGTGGCGCGGTTCTGGCCCTGCACGTCCACGTCCACCGCACCGCGGGCGACCGATTGAATCTCTCGCTCGATTTCCTGTTTCGCCAGTTTCGAGACGCCGCTCTCCTCGCGCTCGCTCTCGTCGAGGGGGACGGTGACGACCTGTCGGTTGAAGGTGTAGATTTCGTACTCGGGGCGGCCGGTCTCGAAGTCCTGAATCATGATGACCGGGCGAGCGAGGTCCTCCTCCATCAGGCCCTCGGGCACCTTCACCTGCGTCGTCACGTCGTAGACCTTCTCGACCTTCCCGGCCTCGATGTAGACAACGGTGTCCACGATTTGGGGAATCATGCCGAGTTCGACCCGGCCGACGAGGCGCTGGAGCGCGTCGATGGCCCGCGTCGCGTGAACGACGCCGATCATGCCGACGCCCGCGAGTCGCATGTCGGCAAACACCTCGAAGTCGTCGGTCTTCCGGACCTCGTCGTAGATGGTGTAGTCGGGCCGGACCATCAACAGCGAGTCGGCGGTCTTCTCCATCTCGCCGCTCAGTTCGGTGTACTGCGTGATTTCCGGGCCGACTTGCAGGTCTCGGGGCTTTTCCATCGTCTTGACCGCGAAGTCGTTGTCCGCGAGGAATTCGCCGACGGCCTGCGCGAAGGTGGACTTCCCGGCACCGGGCGACCCGGAGATGAGAACGCCGCGTTGCTGTTCGAGCAGTCGCTCTTTGAGTTCACCGGCGAACTCGTAGTCCTCCATGTCGGTCTTGACGATGGGCCGAACCGCGGTAATCTCCCACGCGTCGGCGAACGGCGGCTCCGCGACGGCGATTCGGTAGTCGCGGAACTGGACGATGGTCATCCCCTGCTCGGAGAGTTCGATGAACCCCTCGTTGCTCCGCTTGGCGGAGTCGATAATCTCGCTGGCGTACTCCTTGAGTTGTTCCTCGGTCGAAACCTCGTCGCGTATCTGCTCGTAGTGCATGTCGCCGATGTCGCCGCGCTTAGCCATCGGCGCGACTCCCGCCCGGAGGTGGAGGCTCATCGTCTGCTCGTCGAAGAACTCCTCGATGGCGAGGCGACCGATGTCGCCGTCGTCGGTCTTGGGCGCGATGTACTCCACGTCCAATCCTTTCGCCTTCGCTACCTCGGCCTGCACGCTGTCGCTGGTGACGAACGCGGCGTCGTGGTCGGCGGCCAGTTCCCGGATGTAGGCGTCGATTTCGCCTTCGTGGGCACGGCCCGCGGCCTCGGGGTCCGGACGCTCGCCGACGTATTCGAGGTCGATGTCGCCCTCGTCGGCGAGGTCAGCGAGTCGCTGGAGTTCCGAGAGACCGTTCCAACCGCTCTCTTGGCCGCGGTTGGCCTGCGCTTCGAGTTCGGCGACGACTGCCTCCGGAATCAGGACGGTCGCGCCAGCGAACTCGCCCTCGACGCGCTCGGAAATCCGGCCGTCGATGACGACGCTGGTGTCCGGTAGAACGTTCATGTCCCTCTTTTCGGGCGGCGCGTTCATACCCTTTACGAGCGAGCGACTCTGGGGAGGCCCCGTCTCGTCCGAGTCGAGGACCGCCGCGACGAACCCACGACCCGGCGTTCCGCCACCCCCGGCTTCAAGCGACTCGCGGCCCACGGGTCAGCCATGACCGAACTACTCGAACTCACCCGCGAACTCGTCTCCATCCCGTCCCACGAGGACGAGACCGAGGCGGGCGACTACATCGAGAACTGGCTCCGCGAGGAGACCGACGGCGACGTGACCCGCGACGAGACCGGGAACGTCATCGCCCGCCGCGGTCCCGACGAGGGCGAATCGCTCGCGCTCGTCGGCCACCACGACGTGGTGCCACCGGCCGACTCCCAGACCGACGCCGACGGAGGATACGTCGTCGAGGAGCGCGACGGCCGCCTCTACGGCAGGGGCACCGCCGATATGAAGGGCGCGGTGGCGGCCGCGATGCTGGCGTTCCGCGACGCCGACCTCTCAGGCGAGACCGCTCCGGAACTCGTCTTCGCCAGTTTCGTCGGCGAGGAGCAAGGCGGCGTCGGCGCTCGCGCCGCCATCGAACGAGGGTTCGCGCCCGACTACGCCGTCGTCGGCGAAGGCTCGACGGGCTACTCCGCGCCGGGCGTGACCGACGTGGCAGTCGCGCACAAGGGCCGCCGGGGGAGTACCGTCACTGCCCGCGGCACGGCGGCCCACGCCAGCAACCCCGAATCCGGCGAGAACGCGGTCTACCGGGCCTGCGATGCGGTGGACGTGATTCGGGACCTCGACTTCCCCGCGGTCGAGGTGTTTGGCGAGGAGGTCCGGGGAAGCGTCGCCGTCACGGAAATCGAGGGCGGGAGCGCGTGGAACGTGATTCCCGAAACGTGTGAGGTGACGGTGGACGAGCGCACGGTTCCCGGCGAGCGCGCGCCGCTTGAGCGCGTCGAGAGCGAGGGCGTCGAGTGGACTGTTGACCAAGACCTCCCGGCGATGCGCTGTGACGACGAAGCGTTCGCCCAGACCGTGCTGGCGGCCGCGAGCGAGGAACAGGAGGGACGAGCGGGCAACCCCGAACTCGTCTCGAAACCCCATGCGACCGACGCGGGATGGTTGGCCGAGACCGGAACGACCTGCGTGGTCTGTGGTGCGGCCGAACCCGGCGAGGCCCACACCGACGCTGAGAGTGCAAGCATCGCGGTGCTAGAACGTTGTGAGGGGATTTACCGCGGCGTGGCCGAGCGGTTCTGAGTCGCCCGCGGTCGGGTCGCCGTGATGGGTCGTCCCTTTCGAGTCGAAACCCGACTTTTGATAATGGGTGACACCCTACGAAGAGTCGATGGCAAGCGAAGCCGCCGCCGACGAGGCGTCCGACACCTATTCGAAGTTCGTACAGCAGGTACAGCGACTGTCGAACGTCAAGCAGGCCGGAATGGTACTCAGTTGGGACCAAGAGGTCATGATGCCCGAGGGCGGCACGCCCGCCCGGTCGAAACAGCGCTCGGCGCTCTCGACCGTGGCCCACGAGATGCTCACGTCCGACGAGATGGCCGAGATGCTCGACGAACTCGAATCGCGGGACCTCGACGACGAGCGCGCGTCGGTCGTCCGCGAGATTCGACGCCAGCACGACCGCGCCGCCAGCGTCCCCCAAGACCTCGTGGAAGAGATTTCGGAGGTCTCGTCGGAGGCGATGCCGGTCTGGCAGAAGGCCAAAGAACAAGACGACTTCTCGACGTTCGCGCCGACGCTCGAAAAACTGGTCGAACTCAAGCGCGAGTACGCCGAACACATCGACCCGGACCGCGACCCCTACGAGGTCCTGTTCGAGGAGTACGAACCGTATCTCGGCGTCGAGACCGCCGAAGAGGTCCTTCAGCGCCTGCGCGACGAACTCGTCCCGCTCGTGGACGCGATTCGGGAGTCGGACGCCAACCTCGCCACCGATACGTTCTCCGGCGAGTTCGACACCGACACGCAGGAAGACCTCACCCGCGACGTGCTGGACACGTTGGGCTACGACTGGGACCACGGCCGCCTCGACACCGCGCCCCACCCGTTCTCGTCGGGCAACCAGTTCGACGCCCGCGTCACGACCCGCTTTTCGCCCGACGAGCCGGTTGGCGCGCTGATGGCGACGGTCCACGAATTCGGCCACGCGACCTACACGCTCGGACTCCCCCGCGAGGAGTACGGCACGCCGCTGGGCGAGTCCCGTGACATGACGGTCCACGAGTCCCAGTCGCGCCTCTGGGAGAACCACGTCGGGCGCTCGCGGGCGTTCTGGGAGCGTTTCCTGCCGAAGGTGAAAGACCGCTTCCCCGAGAAGCTGGCCGACGCCAGCGTTGACGACGTGTACGAGGCCGCCAACGAGGTCTACGAGGACAACCTCATTCGGGTCGAAGCCGACGAACTCACCTACCACATGCACATCGTGGTCCGGTTCGAAATCGAGCGCGACCTCATCCGGGGCGACCTCGACGTGGAGGACGTACCCGAGGTCTGGAACGACAAGTACGAGGAGTATCTGGGCGTCCGGCCCGACTCCGACGCCGAGGGCTGTCTACAGGACATCCACTGGAGCCACGGCGACTTCGGCTACTTCCCGACCTACTCGCTCGGGAGCGTCCTCGCGGCCCAACTGTTCGATAGCGCCGAGGACGACATCGAGAATCTGGACGAGAACGTCGCCGAGGGCGACTTCGAACCGCTCCACGACTGGCTGACCGAGAACGTCCACCAGCACGGGTCGCGTTACACCACCGACGAACTCGTCCGGCAGGCTACCGGCGAAGAGTACACCGCCGACTACTTCCTCGACTACGTGAAGGACAAGTACGGCGAGTTGTACGAACTGGACGAGTACCAGTAGCACCGCGGCCGTTCTCCGTCGCCGTTTAGCTCCTTTCGAATCCCCATTCTGAGCGTTCGGTTCGGTGCGTCGTCTGCTGGCGAACCCCACGCTCCTCGCCGCCACCCTCATTTTGATACGTCGGGAAAGCGAGGAGAACACATGGCCGAAGCTTACGACGACTTACTCGACCGATGTAAGCGAATCACCGCACTGAACGACGGCGGCGGCGTCCTCTACTGGGACCAGCAGGTGATGATGCCCGAGGGCGGCACGCCCGCCCGCGCCGAGCAACTGTCTGCGCTCTCGGCGGTCGCTCACGAGCAATTGACCGCTGACGAGACCGGCCGACTGCTCGACGCCGCCGAGAGCGAGGACCTGTCCGACGAACAGGAGGCGGTCGTCCGCGAGATTCGCCGCGAGTACGACCGGAAGGCGAAAGTCCCCGAGGAGTTGGTCGAACAGCACAGTCGCCTCCAGTCGGAGGCCCAAGACGACTGGCGCGAGGCGAAAGCCAACGACGACTTCTCGGCGTTCGAGCCGATTCTCTCGGACCTGCTCGACCTTCGGGTCGAGAAGGCCGAACACATCGCCCCCGACCGAGACCCCTACGAGGTGATGTTCGAGGACCGCGAACCGTATCTCGAACTCGACACTGTGGAGCGAATTTTCGAGGAACTGAAAGACGGTCTCGTCCCGCTCATCGAGGACATCCGGGCCAGCGAGGCGGTCCCCGACGCCTTCGAGGGTGAGTTCGACACCGAGACGCAGGAAGCCCTCTCGCGGGACGTGCTTGACCTGTTGGACTACGACTGGGACAGGGGCCGCCTCGACACCTCCGCCCACCCGTTCATGTCGGGCACGCAGTTCGACGCCCGCATCACGACCAGATTCGACGAGACGGACTTGCTGGGCGCGGTCAGTTCGACTGTCCACGAGTTCGGCCACGCGACCTACGCGCTCGGGCTTCGGGACGACGCCTACGGCACGCCCCTCGGAGAAGCGCGCTCCAGTGGCGTCCACGAGTCCCAGTCGCGCTTCTGGGAGAACCACGTCGGGCGCACGAAGGAGTTCTGGGAACTCGTCTTGCCGACCGTGAAAGAGCGCTTCCCGCAGGTCTCGGACGTGACGCCGGAAGAGGCTTACCGGACTGCCAACCGCATCGAGTCGGACAACCTGATTCGGACCGAGGCCGACGAACTCACCTACCACATGCACATCATCCTCCGGTCGGAGATAGAGCGCGAGTTCGTCTCCGGCGACCTCGCGGTGAGCGAGATTCCGACCGCGTGGGACGACAAGATGGAGGAATATCTGGGCGTCCGACCCGACACCGACGCGGAGGGCTGTCTACAGGACATCCACTGGACCGGCGGGTTCGCCAGCTTCCAGAACTACACGGTCGGGAGCGTCCTCGCGGCCCAGCTCTGGGCGACCATCGAGGACGAGTTAGACGACCCGCGCGACCTGATTCGGGCGGGCGACTTCCAGCCCATCCGCGACTGGCTGACCGAGAATATCCACCGCCACGGCCAGCGCTACACGACCGACGAACTGATTCGGGAGGCTACCGGCGAGGACCTGACCGCCGACTACTTCCTCGACTACGCCGAGGAGAAGTTCGGCGAGATATACGGCCTGTAGAGTCGTCTCGGCGGGGTTCTCCGTCTCGAGAAAAATCGCGTTGGTTTTCCGGCGAGAAGGTCGATTCGTTCGGTCGCCGCGAACGCTCCCGAAAGAGCGGCGTCGTCGATTACGCTCCGGCCTGTTCGAGCGCGTCTTCGAGTTCGTCGCGCTGGGTGACGCCGACGAACCGCTCGACGACGCCGTCGTCGTTCTCGACCACGATGGTCGGGATGGAACGGACCTGATACTCGTTGGCAACGTCCTGATGCTCGTCTACGTCGATCTTCTCGAACTCGACTTCGCCCCAGTCACCCTCCATCTCTTCGAGAATCGGGTCTTGGGTCTTGCAGGGTCCACACCAGTCCGCGTAAAAGTCCTTCAGCGTGACAGTCATTGGTGGTCTGGCGGAATTATCTTCGCCGCCCGCATAAGGGTTTCCCACCACCCCGGCTTTGCCGCGTTCGATTTGTCGCCACACTCGGCGGCGCTCCGAAAGGTTTAGGCGAGGGGCGACCGGACCACTGTGTATGAGCAGTGGTGAGAACTCCGGCGGACTGATGTCCAGCGCCGGACTCGTCCGATACTTCGACGCCGAGGACCGCAACGCCATCCGCATCGACCCCAAGACCATCGTCGCGTTCGGCGTTCTCTTCGGCGTCTTCATCGAGGTTCTGAACATCCTCGGACTGTAGCGACACCGTTTCTCCGGCGGCTAGTTCTATCGCCCCCGTTGTCGTGCTCGGCGTGAGATGTTTCTTCCAGTCCGAGAGCGTGCCGTCGGCGAGATCTTCGGCGCGGCGGGCGCGCTCTTCAATCGGGACGACCCGACCGCCGAGGCGCGCAACTTTTGACGACCGACTCCCTACTCGCGGATATGACTCTCAAAGCGGGCGTCGTCGCCGTGCAGGGCGACGTGAGCGAACACGCCGAGGCCGTCCGGCGCGCTGGCGAGGCCCACGGACGCGAGACCGAGGTCGTCGAAATCCGGAACAGCGGCGTCGTCCCCGACTGCGACCTGCTGCTCTTGCCCGGCGGGGAATCGACCACCATCTCGCGGTTGCTTCACGACGAGGGTATCGCCGAGGAAATCGTCGCCCACGTCGAGGCTGGCAAGCCCGTGCTGGCGACCTGCGCGGGCCTCATCGTGGCTTCGACCGACGCGGGCGACGACCGCGTACAATCGCTGGACCTCGTGGACGCGACCGTCGAGCGCAACGCCTTCGGGCGACAGAAAGACAGTTTCGAGGCACCCCTCGAAGTCGCAGGTCTCGACGACTCGTTCCCGGCCGTCTTTATCCGCGCGCCGGTCATCGCGGACGTGGGCGAGAGCGTCGAGGTGCTGGCGGAGTGGGACGGCCGCCCGGTGGCGATTCGGGACGGCCCGGTCGTCGCCACCTCGTTCCATCCGGAACTGACGCCCGACTCGCGGGTTCACGGACTGGCGTTCTTCGAGAACGACGGCGTGACCCTCCCCGAGGCTACGGCTTCCGACCAGTAGGGCAGACTTTTCTTGCTGGCCCTCCTCGATGCGGGCATGGAGGTCGATATCGACGCAGTGCGAGTTGCGATGACCGACGAGGGGCCGGTGCCGGTCGTCGTCCTCGCACCCGACGACGACGGGGTGCTCCCGATATTCATTGGCTTCGAGGAAGCCGTCAGCATCGCTCGCGGCATGGAGGCCGAGGACATCGGCCGCCCGCTGACTCACGACCTCACGCTCGACCTCGTGGAGGAACTCGGCGGGCGCGTCACCCGCGTCGTGGTTTCGGCGCTGGAAGACAGCACCTATATCGCCGACCTTCACATCGACACGCCGCGGGGCGAGGCCGAAGTGGACGCCCGACCCAGCGACTCGCTGGCGCTCGCGGCCCGGACCAACGCGCCGATAGAGGTGGCCGACGACGTGTTCGCGTCCGGGCGGCGCGACCGCGAGGAGTTCGACGAGCTACAGGACATCCAAGAGGTCGCGGAGTTGGGACCATGACCGGCGACCAGAGCGGTGAGGTGGCCGACCGCGAGGACGCCGCCGCGCCCGAAGATACCGCGGCGATTCTGGACGAACTATTCGCGGTCGTGGAGGACCGCAAAGAGACCCTGCCCGACGAGTCCTACACCGCGTCGCTGTTCACCCACGAGAAGGGCGAGAACGCCGTGCTGGAGAAACTGGGCGAAGAGACCACCGAACTCCTGCTGGCCGCGAAGGACGACGACCACGAGGAAATCGCCCACGAGAGCGCCGACATCGTCTATCACCTGCTCGTCCTGCTGTCGATGAAGGAGATGGACCTCGCCGACCTGCGCGCGGAACTGCGCGAGCGTCGGTGAAAACTGGTCGATTTTTGGCTCTTCTCGTTCTTCCGTCGGTGGCTCTCGAATCTCTATTTCCGTCAGGCGGTCGGCGCGCGCTGGCGCGGTCCTTGTGACCGCGCCGATACGTGCGAGGGCCGAGTAGCGCAGCGTAGCGAGCAACGCAGGCGGTTGGGGAGGACGAGGTGCTGTGCGGTGTGGGGCGGTGCGGTTGACTCCATCGATCACGCCTGAAGCTAGCTCTCTTCCTCTTCTTTCGATGCCACAAACAACTCCGTAAAGAGAACCGTCCGGAGACCTACCCCTCTACTTTCTCGAACCGGTGCAGGACGACCTCGCTGTCGTCGTCCCACTCAAACTCGTCGTGCGCCCGGTTCAGTATCTCGCGGTACTGCTCTAAGTCCCGCATACCCTCTTTCCGGGCGTCCTCGTCGGTCAGGTCGCCGAGCGTTCGCTCGCGGATTGCGACGACCTCGAAGGCGTCGCCGTCCGCCTCGAAGCGGTCGCCCTCCTCGGCGTACTGGCGTCCGCGGTGAATCTGGGTGATTTCGCCGTCTTTCGCTCCGTTTCGCATTCGCTCGTTCGGAAGCAGCGTATCGGCGTCGATTTCGGCCATGCTCGTGCGTTCGGACTCAACCGGGAAAGTCGTTCGGTCGTCGCTCCGCTGGAAGCGACCCCACGGCCGAACCACCACCGATTAGTCCGCGCCGCCACAACCGCCGCCAATGACCGACCTCGGCAAGGTAGACCGCTCGTTCTTCGACCGGTACATCTACCCCAACCTCGGGACCGACCGCGACGACGTGACGCTCGGACCGCAACACGGCGTTGATTTCGGCGTCGTGGAGGTCGGCGACCGCGCGGTCGTGATGGCCAGCGACCCCCTCTCGCTCGTTCCGGCGCTCGGGTTCGAGAAGGCGGGATGGTTCGCAGTCCACGTCGCGCTCTCGGACGCCGCGGTCTCCGGAATCCCGCCCTCGCACCTCTCGGTCACGTTCACGCTCCCGCCGGAGATGACCGACGAGCAGTTCGGCGCGGTCTGGGAGGCGTTCGACCGCGAAGCCAGCGAACTGGGCGTCAGCATCGTCACGGGCCACACCGCGCGCTACGGCGGGTGTCAGTACCCGTGGGTCGGCGGCGCGACGACGCTGGCGGTCGGCGACCCCGACGCGGTGGTCCGCCCCGACGGCGCGACTCCCGGCGACCGACTGCTCGTGACGAAGGGTCCCGCGGTCGAAGTCGCTGGCTTTCTGGTCACGCTGTTCGAGGACGCGGTGGACCTCTCCGACTCGACTATCGAGACCGCCAAGGAGCGATTCTGGGACATGAGTCCGGTCCGGGACGCGCTGACCGCCGCGGCCGCCGGGCCGGTCACCGCGATGCACGACGCCACCGAGGGCGGTCTCCGGGGCGCGCTGGTCGAACTCGCGGGAGCGGGCGGCGTCCGCCTCGACGTGGACGCCGACGCGGTGCCCGTCCTGCCGGGCGTCGCGGAGTCCTGCGAGTTTTTCGGCATCGACCCGTGGGCCGCGACCAGCGAGGGGACGCTCCTGCTGACCGTCGAATCGGGCGGCGTCGAGCGCGTGCTGGACGCCCTCGACGACGAAGACATCCCGGCCGCCGAAATCGGCGAAGTGAGTGCGGGCGAGGGCGTCTTCGTGGACGGCGAGCGCGCCGAAAAGCCGGAGGCAGACCCCTCGTGGGAAGTCTTCGAGGAGTACGCCGACCGAGTCGGCTTGGAGTGACTGACGGAGGCCGTTGGTACCCCTTGGTTTATTAATAATTAGGGCGTAGTCCCCGCCGTGAGACGAATTTGGTTCGCGCTCTTCGGCGGTCTGTTCGGCGCTGTCGGCGTCGCGTTTCTCGGGGCGTTCCGGGCCGACGCGCTGGCTGACCCCACCTCGCTGGCGACGTTCTCGCTCTGGCTTGGAGCCTCGACACTGTACGTCCTCGGTGGTCTCGACGCCTCAATCGGGGATTTCGACTGGTACCAACTCGTCGGTCTCGGAAACGTTTGTCTGGGTCTCCAGATGGTCGCGCGCGCCGCGATGACGCTGGCCGACGGAACCGGCGAGACCGAACCCCTCCTGGCCACGTTCGGTGGTGTTGTCGGCGGGCTAACGCTGGCGTACATCGGTCTCGACTGGTTCCGCGGCGGTCGGCACTTCGACCTCTCGACCTTCGAGGAGTCGCCCACCGCTGACCCCGAGTAGTGGTGTTCCCTGCCGAGAACGCTTAACCGCTCGTAGAGCGTACAGAATACGGAATGACCAACTGGTACGCAGTCGCCATCGGGTTCGTCGTCATGACGGTGGTCGGCGTCGTCGGAATCGCCATTCCGGGACTCGGCCAACTCACCGCGGGACTGGTCGGCGGATTCCTCGCTGGCTACATGGCGGCGGGCGGGACCGGTCGCGGCGCGTGGCACGGCCTGCTGGCGGGATCGCTCGGGGGCGTTTTCGTCGCCGTCTTCCTCGGGGTCGCGGTCAGCGTCCTCGGCGTGGCCGAGTTCGGTCCCTTCGGGTCGCTTCTCGGCGGTGGGGCGTTCCTCGTCGTTCTCTTCGTCACGTTCGTGATGGGACTGGAGAGCGCGCTCGCCGGAGCAATCGGCGGGTGGATAGCCAAGGAGTGAGTCGGACCCAGACTGAAAGCCGCCACGCACTCCTCGCTCGCCGACAGGCGAACAAATCGCCCGATATTGGAATTACTCTCGGTAACTAACTCAGGAGAGGTAACTTTTACACGGCGGGAAGCGTACTCGCGCTCATGAGTGACAACGATAGACTCTCGGTCTGGTGTGCCGGAAAGGATTGGTGTCCGATTACCTCGACCGCGACGCTAATCGGTAAGAAGTGGCACCCCGTGGTCATCCATCGACTCCTCCACAGCGGCCCGATGGGTTTCAACGAACTCAAAGACGACGTGGACGGTATCTCCAGCAAGGTTCTCTCGGATAGCCTCGACGACCTCGAAGAGAAAGGGCTTTTAAACCGCGAAATCGTGAGCGAGAAGCCGGTTCGTGTGCAGTATTCGCTGACTGAGCGCGGCGCGTCGCTCGAATCGCTCATCGAGGAGATGCGTGACTGGGGTGCCGAACACCTCACCGCCGCCGCCGAAAAAGAAGACGCGATTTCGTAGACGCGACGCGATTTCCTATC
This genomic stretch from Halorussus pelagicus harbors:
- a CDS encoding DUF5518 domain-containing protein, whose protein sequence is MTNWYAVAIGFVVMTVVGVVGIAIPGLGQLTAGLVGGFLAGYMAAGGTGRGAWHGLLAGSLGGVFVAVFLGVAVSVLGVAEFGPFGSLLGGGAFLVVLFVTFVMGLESALAGAIGGWIAKE
- the hisE gene encoding phosphoribosyl-ATP diphosphatase; this translates as MTGDQSGEVADREDAAAPEDTAAILDELFAVVEDRKETLPDESYTASLFTHEKGENAVLEKLGEETTELLLAAKDDDHEEIAHESADIVYHLLVLLSMKEMDLADLRAELRERR
- a CDS encoding bifunctional nuclease family protein, whose product is MEVDIDAVRVAMTDEGPVPVVVLAPDDDGVLPIFIGFEEAVSIARGMEAEDIGRPLTHDLTLDLVEELGGRVTRVVVSALEDSTYIADLHIDTPRGEAEVDARPSDSLALAARTNAPIEVADDVFASGRRDREEFDELQDIQEVAELGP
- a CDS encoding winged helix-turn-helix transcriptional regulator, which encodes MSDNDRLSVWCAGKDWCPITSTATLIGKKWHPVVIHRLLHSGPMGFNELKDDVDGISSKVLSDSLDDLEEKGLLNREIVSEKPVRVQYSLTERGASLESLIEEMRDWGAEHLTAAAEKEDAIS
- a CDS encoding AIR synthase family protein, which encodes MTDLGKVDRSFFDRYIYPNLGTDRDDVTLGPQHGVDFGVVEVGDRAVVMASDPLSLVPALGFEKAGWFAVHVALSDAAVSGIPPSHLSVTFTLPPEMTDEQFGAVWEAFDREASELGVSIVTGHTARYGGCQYPWVGGATTLAVGDPDAVVRPDGATPGDRLLVTKGPAVEVAGFLVTLFEDAVDLSDSTIETAKERFWDMSPVRDALTAAAAGPVTAMHDATEGGLRGALVELAGAGGVRLDVDADAVPVLPGVAESCEFFGIDPWAATSEGTLLLTVESGGVERVLDALDDEDIPAAEIGEVSAGEGVFVDGERAEKPEADPSWEVFEEYADRVGLE
- a CDS encoding ASCH domain-containing protein; translated protein: MAEIDADTLLPNERMRNGAKDGEITQIHRGRQYAEEGDRFEADGDAFEVVAIRERTLGDLTDEDARKEGMRDLEQYREILNRAHDEFEWDDDSEVVLHRFEKVEG
- the pdxT gene encoding pyridoxal 5'-phosphate synthase glutaminase subunit PdxT — encoded protein: MTLKAGVVAVQGDVSEHAEAVRRAGEAHGRETEVVEIRNSGVVPDCDLLLLPGGESTTISRLLHDEGIAEEIVAHVEAGKPVLATCAGLIVASTDAGDDRVQSLDLVDATVERNAFGRQKDSFEAPLEVAGLDDSFPAVFIRAPVIADVGESVEVLAEWDGRPVAIRDGPVVATSFHPELTPDSRVHGLAFFENDGVTLPEATASDQ